The Tepidibacter aestuarii genome contains a region encoding:
- a CDS encoding ABC transporter ATP-binding protein, whose protein sequence is MEKPLLKVDNLKKHFPVKKGFFKKTTKYVKAVDGVSFQINEGETLGLVGESGCGKSTTGRMLLKLIESSNGEILFKGKDITKMTEDEVRPLRKDIQMIFQDPYASLNPRMTVGEIIAEPLIVHGMYKDKESMKKRIHTLLNMVGLSSYHSIRYPHEFSGGQRQRIGIARALAVEPKLIIADEPVSALDVSIQSQVLNLMQDLQNELGLTYLFIAHDLSVVEHISDRVGVMYLGRLVEIADKDILYEKPLHPYTQALLSAVPIPNPRMKKERIILEGSIPSPLNPPSGCTFHTRCRYCKDICKQISPTSKEVSPGHSVACHLY, encoded by the coding sequence AAGTTGATAATCTAAAAAAGCATTTTCCAGTAAAAAAAGGGTTTTTTAAAAAGACAACAAAATATGTCAAGGCAGTGGATGGAGTATCATTTCAAATAAATGAAGGAGAAACATTAGGGCTTGTTGGCGAAAGTGGATGTGGGAAATCAACAACAGGAAGAATGTTATTGAAATTAATAGAATCTAGTAATGGAGAAATACTATTTAAAGGAAAAGATATAACAAAAATGACAGAAGATGAAGTTAGACCACTTAGAAAAGATATTCAAATGATATTTCAAGATCCTTATGCATCACTAAATCCTAGAATGACAGTTGGTGAAATAATTGCTGAACCGCTTATAGTACATGGGATGTACAAAGATAAAGAATCTATGAAAAAACGAATACATACACTTCTTAATATGGTAGGTCTTAGCTCGTATCATTCTATAAGATATCCTCATGAATTTAGTGGAGGGCAAAGACAAAGAATTGGTATTGCAAGAGCATTAGCTGTTGAGCCTAAACTTATAATTGCTGATGAACCAGTATCGGCATTAGATGTATCGATTCAATCTCAGGTCTTGAATCTAATGCAAGACTTACAAAATGAACTAGGTCTTACATATTTATTTATAGCTCATGATTTGAGCGTTGTTGAACATATTAGTGATAGGGTTGGAGTTATGTATTTAGGAAGATTAGTTGAAATTGCAGATAAAGATATATTATACGAAAAGCCGCTGCATCCGTATACACAGGCATTGCTATCAGCAGTACCAATCCCAAATCCTAGAATGAAAAAGGAGAGAATAATATTAGAAGGAAGTATACCGAGTCCACTGAATCCTCCTAGTGGATGTACTTTCCACACTCGTTGTAGATATTGTAAGGATATATGTAAACAAATAAGCCCAACATCAAAGGAAGTATCACCTGGTCATAGTGTTGCTTGTCATCTATACTAA
- a CDS encoding gamma-glutamyl-gamma-aminobutyrate hydrolase family protein produces MKPIIGITTFWEEKAKKSYDSVSHNYIKSVYSAGGIPVLIPLVEDEKVVNNYLKSVNGIILSGGEDVSPLIYGENPMEKVQLICEQRDIFEKELFLEALRLNIPVLGICRGLQVMNVALGGTLYQDINTQIENSLGHYQKDTPVNNLYHQVKIDNESILFDIFDEEKISVNSFHHQSIKKIGNNLKETAWSVDGVVEGIEHISKDFAVGVQWHPEDLATKYPDFLKLFKALVQACTQY; encoded by the coding sequence ATGAAACCGATTATTGGCATAACAACATTTTGGGAAGAAAAGGCTAAAAAATCATATGACTCAGTTAGTCATAATTATATAAAATCCGTTTATTCAGCTGGAGGGATCCCCGTTTTGATTCCACTAGTTGAAGATGAAAAAGTAGTAAACAACTATTTAAAATCAGTAAATGGAATCATACTTTCAGGGGGAGAAGATGTATCGCCATTAATTTATGGAGAAAATCCTATGGAAAAAGTCCAATTAATATGTGAGCAAAGAGATATATTTGAAAAAGAACTTTTTTTAGAAGCTCTTAGATTGAACATACCAGTATTAGGAATTTGCAGAGGACTACAAGTAATGAATGTTGCATTAGGAGGAACATTATATCAAGATATAAATACACAAATAGAAAATTCTTTAGGGCATTATCAAAAGGATACACCAGTAAATAACCTTTATCATCAAGTGAAAATAGATAACGAAAGTATACTTTTTGATATATTTGATGAAGAAAAGATAAGTGTAAATTCATTTCATCATCAGTCTATTAAAAAGATTGGAAATAATCTCAAGGAAACTGCTTGGTCAGTAGATGGAGTTGTTGAAGGAATAGAGCATATAAGTAAAGATTTTGCAGTAGGTGTTCAATGGCATCCAGAGGATTTGGCAACTAAATATCCAGATTTTTTAAAGTTATTTAAGGCTTTGGTTCAAGCGTGTACACAGTATTAA
- a CDS encoding DmpA family aminopeptidase, producing MKNQKRIRDYGITIGNMDTGEKNSITDIEGVKVGHFTINKDSVKTGITAILPHSGNLFKEKVFASSHVINGFGKTMGTIQIEELGTIETPIILTNTLSIGAASDALIKYMLNNNEDIGLTTGTVNPIVCECNDAYLNDIRGSHIKKEHIFKAIESADDEFEEGSVGAGMGMSCYKLKGGIGTASRVLKFDNKEYKIGSLALTNMGKKEDLIINGTPAGKIISEKDGLNDEESDKGSIIIILSTDIPMTERQLKRISKRSVVGLGRTGSYIGNGSGEIVIAFSTANRVSHYEKEEIIDIKMLNENYMDLAFRAVAECTEEAVLNSMITANTTVGRGKNVRYSLKDYLDIIIKKSKS from the coding sequence ATGAAAAATCAAAAAAGAATTAGAGATTATGGAATTACTATAGGAAATATGGATACTGGGGAAAAAAATTCTATTACGGATATTGAAGGTGTAAAAGTAGGACATTTTACAATTAATAAAGATAGTGTTAAAACAGGAATAACAGCAATTTTACCTCATAGCGGAAATTTATTTAAGGAAAAAGTATTTGCATCTTCACATGTTATCAATGGCTTTGGAAAAACAATGGGTACTATTCAGATAGAAGAATTAGGAACGATTGAGACTCCAATTATATTAACAAATACTCTAAGTATAGGTGCAGCTAGTGATGCGTTAATTAAATATATGCTAAATAATAATGAGGATATTGGGTTAACTACAGGAACAGTTAATCCAATAGTATGTGAATGTAATGATGCATACTTAAATGATATAAGAGGAAGCCATATAAAAAAAGAGCACATATTTAAAGCTATAGAAAGTGCAGATGATGAATTTGAAGAAGGATCAGTAGGAGCAGGAATGGGCATGTCGTGCTATAAGCTAAAAGGTGGGATAGGTACAGCATCAAGAGTACTTAAATTTGATAATAAAGAATACAAAATTGGGTCATTAGCCTTAACCAATATGGGGAAGAAAGAAGATTTAATAATTAATGGAACTCCTGCTGGAAAAATAATATCTGAAAAAGATGGTCTAAATGATGAAGAAAGCGACAAAGGATCAATAATCATTATTCTATCTACTGATATACCAATGACAGAAAGACAGCTGAAAAGAATTTCAAAAAGGTCAGTAGTAGGACTTGGTAGGACAGGATCATATATAGGTAATGGAAGTGGTGAAATAGTTATTGCATTTTCTACTGCTAATAGAGTTTCACATTATGAAAAAGAAGAAATAATAGATATAAAAATGTTAAATGAAAATTATATGGACTTAGCTTTTAGAGCTGTTGCTGAGTGTACAGAAGAAGCTGTTTTAAATTCTATGATTACTGCAAATACAACAGTAGGTAGAGGTAAAAATGTTAGATATTCATTAAAGGACTACCTTGATATAATTATTAAAAAGTCAAAATCATAA
- a CDS encoding LDCC motif putative metal-binding protein — protein sequence MKKLFEKFLKKLEKANKENFGNGKLDCCELNKKGKNSHNKKQ from the coding sequence ATGAAAAAATTATTTGAGAAATTTTTAAAAAAACTAGAAAAAGCTAACAAAGAGAATTTTGGTAATGGAAAATTAGACTGTTGTGAATTAAATAAAAAAGGTAAGAATAGTCATAACAAAAAACAATAG
- a CDS encoding DUF2933 domain-containing protein — MNCSNNNDKNSKGLLKYGALMMLCCMLPILIILGLPLFGINGGVFSSFAFLLCPLMHIGMIFMMKKSHNNKDCYEKENKEYLELEGKDYKVIENK, encoded by the coding sequence ATGAATTGTTCAAATAATAATGATAAAAATAGTAAAGGTCTGTTAAAGTATGGAGCTTTGATGATGCTATGCTGTATGCTGCCTATATTGATAATTTTAGGATTACCTTTGTTTGGAATAAATGGAGGTGTTTTTTCATCATTCGCATTTCTTTTATGTCCTTTAATGCATATTGGAATGATATTTATGATGAAAAAATCTCATAATAATAAAGATTGCTATGAGAAAGAAAATAAAGAATACCTAGAATTAGAAGGGAAAGATTATAAAGTAATAGAAAATAAATAA
- a CDS encoding heavy-metal-associated domain-containing protein, which produces MKKIINIEGMSCGHCAGRVKKELESIGEVKSAEVSAEEKKAVVELANEVDNEKLKEAVVEAGYKVVGIE; this is translated from the coding sequence ATGAAAAAAATTATTAATATTGAAGGAATGAGCTGTGGACATTGTGCAGGTAGAGTAAAAAAAGAGTTAGAGAGTATAGGTGAAGTTAAAAGTGCTGAGGTAAGTGCTGAAGAAAAAAAAGCAGTAGTAGAATTAGCAAATGAAGTAGATAATGAGAAGTTAAAAGAAGCAGTTGTTGAAGCTGGTTATAAAGTAGTAGGAATAGAATAA
- a CDS encoding SoxR reducing system RseC family protein, translating to MENIGRVVETKDDFAKLEVRRASACGEKCSSCKGGCSTTGIYINVKNPINAKPGDFVKVETETKSIMKVAFIVYLFPLFMLILGIFSSSFIYKQFNITFSSEIFSFLVGLLFMGISYIIIRIVDLIYQSKGTLQYKMIKKL from the coding sequence ATGGAAAACATAGGAAGAGTTGTGGAGACGAAAGATGATTTTGCAAAATTAGAAGTAAGAAGGGCAAGTGCATGTGGTGAAAAATGTTCTAGCTGTAAAGGTGGATGCAGTACTACTGGAATATATATAAATGTAAAAAATCCTATAAATGCTAAACCTGGTGACTTTGTGAAAGTCGAAACAGAAACAAAATCTATTATGAAGGTAGCATTTATAGTTTACCTGTTTCCTTTATTTATGCTTATATTAGGTATTTTTTCTAGTTCTTTTATCTATAAACAATTTAATATCACATTTTCATCAGAAATATTTAGTTTCCTAGTTGGGTTACTTTTTATGGGCATATCCTATATAATAATTAGAATTGTAGACTTAATATATCAATCTAAAGGAACACTTCAATATAAAATGATAAAAAAATTATAG
- a CDS encoding SHOCT domain-containing protein, which produces MFDCGFGYTLGGPWSFLYIGLRFLFIIGVVWFIANMIKKDYKKSNAGIEILSQRYANGEIDEDEYKTKREILSQKS; this is translated from the coding sequence ATGTTTGATTGTGGATTTGGATATACATTAGGAGGGCCATGGAGCTTTTTATATATCGGACTAAGGTTTTTATTTATTATAGGAGTTGTTTGGTTTATTGCAAATATGATTAAAAAAGATTATAAAAAAAGTAATGCTGGTATAGAAATATTAAGTCAAAGATATGCAAATGGTGAAATAGATGAAGATGAATATAAGACGAAAAGAGAAATTCTTAGTCAAAAAAGCTAA